The genomic DNA gaacactgcggaactaactgaagccccgaaccaaagttcggaagagcctagcgctgaaatagttagcaattaccgagaaggcaagccccggacataacctatatttcaaattattatcatttactgttgttacttacttgtgcatttacagttcttaggatttgaattgaaaccctagatgcatgatcctaggaacctatgtactgaacactagacctgagttcgactatctgctaagctaataggaacggtaaaagtcgagtgattgcctgtcactcgcgagctttataggaattgcttgtttacttctgttattaatataaggacgacggacggggttgtgttcgatattatgtcctatgtgagaccccgtctgtgttgatgaacttgctaaggtcgcggtgtgtggtagtgctggttaagtttttgaaagtactagtcacatgccgtaaatatggtacgcggcaagcctagtagccgattggaccggggagtggatatacctcccactctctcagtagggataggttttattatatgttgcgcaacactacgacttctagggacaaggttcggccttggagccctgtagtcggggagagtggcactatccacaagccggaaagaaaggttaacggttgtttgggaatgacccgacggtattccagacgtgtgtgctaggttacccttgcaaggttgaatttcgattcagaatcgtccgcctctcacgatgaaatgagactgcttgatctctttgccacacagagtaataagagcaacaatattcttattaatcttgatgtttgcttagaagttccaccatgtttggttagtagatgcatacatagaatggttaatcaactagaatcttgaagctaaaactcgaaagtaaggacctactctttattgcttttcagcaaaggaaaaccagagccttacaaagccttgcatagtctagctaaggtgggctacttatacccgttgtcggttaagtcttgctgagtattagaatactcagccttgctgttgaaaccctttttcaggtatgacttttgaggatcaggtcgctagcttgacctatccttgcgctttgcctcctggctggtccgtagaatgggatacgtcttcggccggcaatgactatgacgagtgataccaggcTTGGGCTAGCTCGGTATACCTTGGCGACGTGATGTAGttatcgtgttttatcttccgctgtttaaactctgattctacacttatgttttgtataactgttttacttaagttggttttgtaataatcttttcaactggtttgtaatcattactatgcctgtgttgtaaaaattttggttgtaatacctctggactcgccttcgtgcggggtatgcttgttcgatccaagaatcggtggttgtatcgggacgttacccgacagaccaaaaattgttccgtttgaagtgcgtttaagctaatgttgcctttatggtgatggtttacgcacttgagccgggataatttaggcggttctgtcacatgaacataattaatccattattagagggtgttactgtagtattaatgtagcaatttagcatctaattatagcctaattaggttcattagattcgtctcgccatttacagacagcaatcgcaatgcgttttttatttcgtctatatttaagtctccatgcaggtgccggaaaaaaaaaatggaatttgaaattttacaaccaaacacggcctaagcTATAGCAGCCGCTACCGCTTTGTCTTAGTGCGCAAGCAAGACCTGGAGACGCGACGCGAAGTCCGGGTCCTGGTCGTGCCGTGTGCCTCCCTCGCACGCCTCGCTCGCGCCGTAGTCCGACGTCACGCCGCCGCGATTCATCACCCGAACGATTTCACTCTCTCAGCCCGGCCGGGATCGACGCTTCGCCTTGCCCGGCGACGTTGAGATAGTCCGCCGcccacatcgccgccgccgggtgtCCGTCGTCACGTCGACGGCGACGCACGCGCGGCTCGTGTGTCCGTCCGCGCGAAACACAGCTCGTTACTGTGGCGGTGACGATACATCGAGAGGCTGGCCGGATCGCGTCGACGtccgcgtcgtcgtcggaccGGCCGTGCCGGacggggcgagcggcgggccGGGATTCGGGGACCGgaccgagagagagagaccgtGGGTCCCCTAGCCGATCGCGATGCGTGCAAGGACAGGGCGGGGTCTTCTCCCCGGTCCACGACAACCGCGTTCACATGCATACAGATCTCTGCTACCAAAAACCTCCCCTCCCGTATGATACGCGGATACTTCGCAAAACTCACGTACCGATATCGGATATAGTATCGGATATCCGTACTCCACGGATACTCCCAGATACGTATCCCATAAGTATCGGACTATTTAGAtattttcaaataataaaaataaatcagATACTCGTGGGATACCTGTGGATACCTGTCCGATATCTTCAAACCCTAACACCACCACTCAATCGCTTCGTATAAAAGTCCTCCGTTCAGCTGTGCCATCCCCTCATCCCTACTCGCGCAGCCGCAGGCCCGCAGCAGCCTTGCACGGCtcccttcctgtcaccgccgcttGGCCACCCAcccacgcctcctcctgctccttccccgTTGCTCATCGCTCCCTTGCTGTCACCGCCGCCCGGGCACCCGCccgtgcctcctcctgctccttccccaTCGCTTGTCGCTCCCTTGCCGTCACCTCCGCCCGCCCACCCATCCGTGCCTCCTACTACTCCAGCGGCTGCGCGGGCTGTCCAGACAGAGGCCCGCACATCTGTTAAAGCACTATTTAGGGTGGTGCTGTGCTGCTGGAGCTCGCCGCTGGcgggccgccacggccgcgggAGCACTTCTCTGGACGCCCTGCGCGGCCGCTTGAGAGGGAGAGGATGAGCCGCGGCctccggagagggagaggaggagccgcggccgccggagttggccgctacacagagaaagagagagagagtggcgGAGGTTGGGGAAGAAGACGACCGATATCCATTCGTGGAACAGACGAACAGGTAAGATaaggttgatttttttttattttgcccattctcttttctaataattatagaacatatgaatatatgagtTTATGATGCATTATAGTCCCTGTAATTTCTATTTTCTCACATTCTAGTTCCtgaaacttttatttatttttatttatatatatattggcgTATCACCATATTCTTGTCTTTGAAAAAAATGACGTATCGAAGTATTCCCGTATCGCGTACCGGTATCCGTATCCGCGTATGCGGGCAACATACCCCTCcgatcccctccccctcctgtcGGCATAAATAGACCCTCGCCGGCCTCGTCTCTTCTCGTTCttctgccccgtgcccagcccCTCGGTCCGGACTCTCTGCTgctgccatggcgccgccgccgcctccgagcgcCGGCGCCGTGTGCTGCATGTGCGGCGACCAGGGCCTCCCCGGCGAGCTGTTCCGCTGCAGGCGCTGCCGCGGCCGGCTGCAGCACCGGTACTGCAGCGACCTGTACCCGAGGGCGGCCGCGTACCGGCGGTGCAACTGGTGCCTGCGGGAGCCGCTACCCGACCACGGCGGGCGAccgagccacgccgccgcggcggtggctAATAACAGTAGTCCCAAGGAGAAGCGGAAGACGGCACCGGCGGCGTCCGGTGAGGAGAGGCAGCAGCGCCACGAGGGGTGCtcgtcgaggaggccgcccgcgGAGCCTGGCCGCCCGGTGAAGAAGAAGCACAAGGCCGAGgagaggacgccgccgccgccgccgaagccgaaGGAGATTATTATTACCGATGCCAGCGGCAGCAGCAAGGAAGTGATGCGCGCGGGGAAGACTCGGGTGCACAGGGTGAGGGTGCAGCGGTACAAGCTCCTGGCCGAGGTCATCAGCTGCT from Panicum virgatum strain AP13 chromosome 7N, P.virgatum_v5, whole genome shotgun sequence includes the following:
- the LOC120680629 gene encoding uncharacterized protein LOC120680629 gives rise to the protein MAPPPPPSAGAVCCMCGDQGLPGELFRCRRCRGRLQHRYCSDLYPRAAAYRRCNWCLREPLPDHGGRPSHAAAAVANNSSPKEKRKTAPAASGEERQQRHEGCSSRRPPAEPGRPVKKKHKAEERTPPPPPKPKEIIITDASGSSKEVMRAGKTRVHRVRVQRYKLLAEVISC